The Chitinophaga sp. H8 genome contains a region encoding:
- a CDS encoding SymE family type I addiction module toxin, translating into MKNQPNERKAKLHYKSSERLCHWIKVPWLNLSGIWLQRAGFDIGDSISIAIENRKLIITITRKAPPEKPFWQK; encoded by the coding sequence ATGAAAAACCAGCCAAATGAAAGAAAAGCCAAACTGCATTATAAAAGTTCGGAGCGGCTCTGTCACTGGATAAAAGTGCCATGGTTAAACCTATCCGGCATATGGCTGCAAAGAGCCGGCTTTGATATTGGAGATAGCATCTCTATTGCTATCGAAAACCGAAAACTGATCATTACAATTACCCGCAAAGCGCCTCCAGAAAAACCATTTTGGCAGAAATAG
- a CDS encoding helix-turn-helix domain-containing protein, with protein MTFGEKVTIARKQKKLTQTELADATGTSRDIIGKYERDESKPSIEIAARIAEVLDSSLDFLIRDINREDVLAEKIKQLSPINREYVMAVIEAFEAKEKLQGKR; from the coding sequence ATGACGTTTGGTGAAAAAGTTACCATAGCCAGAAAACAAAAAAAGTTAACACAGACGGAGCTGGCCGATGCGACTGGCACATCGCGGGATATTATAGGAAAGTATGAACGCGATGAATCAAAACCCTCAATTGAAATAGCCGCCAGAATTGCGGAAGTCCTGGATAGTTCACTGGACTTTTTGATAAGAGATATTAACCGAGAAGACGTACTAGCAGAGAAAATCAAACAACTTTCACCGATCAATAGAGAATACGTTATGGCTGTAATTGAAGCATTTGAAGCTAAAGAGAAATTACAGGGCAAAAGATAA
- a CDS encoding abortive infection family protein, translated as MEIIAAIEPLYNDLKELGFPKLLNENEFVRITNKLNLTNEFSEASQGIKKSNDPFDFMNFFNKSEDEVLARFLNKQLTISRDHFFKTITNLLENTIPLLQYIPSIDAVIEDLESIGIQTEYIQRLRSAWQKKDADYKQKTHYFTSLLITRSQNIPVQESHYTKLRQDLLNHSVLSPHVPDYIINSPELQHFWEFIKCQGGYRPRREYLNDTLSALISESDQLSAVLAHDLLQKIKVEINLNYINESWSKSLIRLNADPDGAITSARSLLETVCKHILENLNIEYDENLELNKLYKQTATNLNLSPEQHTEQIFKQILGGCQTVVDGLAGIRNKHGDAHGSNSKKLKPSSRHAELAVNLSGSMCKFLLETFSARNNNLSLKV; from the coding sequence ATGGAAATAATTGCAGCGATAGAGCCCCTTTATAATGACCTGAAAGAATTAGGATTTCCCAAACTACTTAATGAAAATGAATTCGTAAGAATTACTAATAAGTTGAATCTGACCAATGAATTTTCGGAAGCATCTCAGGGCATCAAAAAGAGCAATGACCCTTTTGACTTCATGAATTTTTTCAACAAATCGGAAGATGAAGTCCTAGCTCGTTTCCTAAATAAGCAACTAACCATCTCCCGGGACCATTTTTTTAAGACCATAACCAATCTACTCGAAAATACAATTCCTCTTTTACAGTATATTCCGTCAATTGACGCTGTAATAGAGGACCTAGAGTCCATTGGTATTCAGACAGAATATATTCAAAGACTTCGATCTGCTTGGCAGAAAAAGGATGCAGACTATAAACAGAAAACTCACTACTTCACATCCCTACTAATAACAAGGTCTCAAAACATACCCGTTCAAGAATCTCATTACACGAAACTAAGACAAGATTTGTTAAATCATTCAGTGCTTTCCCCTCATGTCCCCGATTACATTATAAATAGCCCAGAGCTACAACATTTTTGGGAATTTATAAAATGCCAAGGCGGCTACCGTCCCCGAAGGGAATACCTTAACGATACTTTAAGTGCTCTCATTTCAGAATCCGATCAGCTAAGTGCCGTTCTGGCACATGACTTACTACAAAAGATCAAAGTCGAAATTAATCTAAACTATATAAATGAGTCATGGAGTAAATCGTTAATTAGATTAAATGCCGATCCCGATGGTGCAATAACATCAGCAAGATCCCTCTTAGAGACGGTTTGTAAGCACATTTTAGAAAATCTAAATATCGAATACGATGAGAATTTAGAATTAAACAAGTTATATAAGCAAACTGCAACAAACTTAAACCTATCACCAGAACAACATACGGAACAGATATTTAAACAAATTTTAGGAGGGTGCCAAACGGTGGTTGATGGATTAGCTGGGATTAGAAACAAGCACGGAGACGCTCATGGCTCAAATAGCAAAAAACTTAAGCCGTCGTCAAGACACGCTGAACTTGCTGTGAATTTATCTGGATCAATGTGTAAATTTTTACTAGAAACCTTCTCAGCAAGGAATAATAATCTATCCTTAAAAGTATAG
- a CDS encoding AAA family ATPase, with amino-acid sequence MRIAIVGAHKVGKTTLAEELLEHLPGYTLEMEPYYQLEASGYEFSEIPTVEDFIEQFNCSVKLVSKSEGNVIFDRCVIDILAYLHVIDPGRNIQLLFETAQKIIAEIDLLVFVPIEEPDLISGHQTDQPKLRSRVNDLLYDWIGDLSIEAIEVSGTLSNRRDQVLAEISR; translated from the coding sequence ATGAGAATAGCGATAGTAGGTGCTCACAAGGTTGGTAAAACGACATTGGCGGAAGAACTCCTGGAGCATCTTCCAGGCTATACACTCGAAATGGAACCATATTATCAATTGGAAGCTTCAGGGTATGAATTTTCAGAAATTCCTACTGTAGAGGATTTTATAGAACAGTTTAATTGTTCGGTCAAATTGGTTTCCAAAAGCGAAGGCAATGTAATATTCGACAGATGTGTTATTGATATCCTGGCATATCTTCATGTTATTGATCCAGGCAGGAATATTCAATTACTATTTGAAACAGCCCAAAAAATAATTGCTGAAATCGATCTGCTGGTGTTTGTTCCTATAGAAGAGCCAGACCTGATATCCGGTCATCAGACAGATCAGCCAAAGCTCAGAAGCCGGGTTAATGATTTGTTGTATGATTGGATTGGAGATTTAAGCATAGAGGCGATTGAAGTAAGTGGCACTTTGTCGAATCGCAGAGACCAGGTACTCGCTGAAATTTCACGATAG
- a CDS encoding serine hydrolase domain-containing protein: protein MKPIYLKTLTALIILSQYCNGQQTNTEAVIKSNNPLKTPLDSLVQRAAEHYMQSPATFDLSIGVIKNGIPHQYTFHRGTGALSQNTTFFGLGSIAKTFVGIMLAQAVIEKKVQLTDDIRKYLPSDYPNLQYQGHPVRLVDLANHTSALPAMSRDYDDKYLDSITKLKPEAFRDFYRVYTVDSLFRDMHQFTLDTIPGTKYRYNGNAMMVLIAILQRVYHMPYHQLVTSFLKKQIGIVNTTPQLTAREEKQLIAGHDENGKVLTFIPDNGFRAAPSMYSTPADMLTYATANLNKKNPAINLSHKITFTKPDGMSMGLSWMLDKEDNGLPFIMHTGRDGCGFISLCYLYPDNEAAIIILVNDSSGQERVADLKHELISNLLQL from the coding sequence ATGAAACCTATTTATTTAAAAACCCTTACAGCACTTATAATTTTATCACAGTACTGCAATGGGCAACAGACTAATACGGAAGCAGTAATCAAGAGCAACAACCCCTTAAAAACGCCGCTTGACAGCCTGGTACAGCGGGCAGCTGAGCATTACATGCAATCTCCGGCAACCTTTGATTTGTCTATCGGTGTAATTAAAAACGGGATACCCCATCAGTATACCTTCCATCGTGGAACGGGTGCTTTAAGCCAAAATACTACCTTTTTTGGTCTAGGTTCCATCGCAAAAACTTTTGTTGGGATAATGCTTGCCCAGGCAGTCATTGAAAAGAAAGTACAACTAACCGATGACATCCGTAAGTATTTACCTAGTGACTACCCTAATTTACAATATCAGGGGCATCCCGTTCGCTTGGTAGATCTGGCAAATCATACCTCAGCTTTACCCGCCATGTCAAGGGACTACGATGATAAATATCTTGACAGCATTACCAAATTGAAACCCGAAGCGTTCCGGGATTTTTATCGCGTTTATACGGTTGATAGCTTGTTCAGGGATATGCACCAGTTTACACTTGACACTATTCCAGGAACTAAATACCGTTATAATGGAAATGCGATGATGGTACTTATCGCTATATTACAACGTGTCTACCATATGCCTTACCATCAGCTTGTTACTTCATTTCTGAAAAAGCAGATCGGAATAGTAAACACCACTCCTCAGTTGACTGCAAGAGAAGAAAAACAACTTATTGCCGGCCACGATGAAAATGGCAAAGTATTAACTTTTATTCCTGATAATGGTTTCAGAGCAGCGCCTTCCATGTATTCGACACCAGCAGATATGCTTACCTATGCTACGGCTAACCTAAACAAGAAAAATCCTGCTATTAACCTAAGTCATAAAATTACCTTTACAAAACCTGATGGCATGAGTATGGGGCTAAGCTGGATGTTGGATAAGGAAGACAATGGTTTACCTTTTATTATGCATACAGGCAGGGATGGATGTGGCTTTATTTCCCTGTGCTACCTTTATCCTGATAATGAAGCCGCCATTATTATATTGGTAAATGACAGCAGTGGCCAGGAAAGGGTGGCTGATTTAAAGCATGAACTTATTTCCAATCTGTTGCAATTGTAG